Below is a genomic region from Meleagris gallopavo isolate NT-WF06-2002-E0010 breed Aviagen turkey brand Nicholas breeding stock chromosome 5, Turkey_5.1, whole genome shotgun sequence.
CTTAAGCAAAAAGTACAGAATCATGGGACTCATTATGGCTACTAACACGGCAGTAATCACAGTTTATTATTTGTCactaaaataatataataacaCAAATGGAGTAAAACTGGTTTTAAGGGTAATGAGTAAAGAAAGAACTAACAGACTGTATCAGCAAACATTTAAAAGTGACCTCAAGCAAACTGAGGAAGTAGGAGGAAGAAACTACTAACATTATCATGCTCTTCCTAGTGAAGAATTTTAGATGCTGTCAACTCACTCTAATGACCCTGTTCTCCTCTTCTTGAACAAGATTTGTGCCATGAACCATACGACTGtgaaaggcactggaagaaTAACCACAATGCCAAGAAGATTGATATGAAAAAGTCTGAGTATATCAATTTTAACTGCATGATTATTGGGAATAAGCAGTGATAATTGACTGACTTGATTATAAACGCTAGTGTCATGGTAAATCAATGGAAGTtgcacagaatattttatttagttcAGCCTTGCGTATACTCTAAGGAAATTCAGGTTCAATCTCTGGGGGAAAAGCAGGTAACTCATACTGTAAGCTTCACTTCAATAGTGTCTTATAATGGATATCACTTTTATGTATATATCCAAAAACTCAGTTAAAGCAGCACCATCATCCCGtatctattattttttatttaatttgccACTGCTAAGTTTCACAGGCATAATACGATTTCAATTCCTTTTATCTACTTCCACATGTACACATGTCTATATAAATCTTTTAAGGTAACCCAACCTTCTTTTTTGGATGATTTTTGCTGTTGCTAATTGAGTCTAAAAccaatatattaaaagaaaaataccagaaaatatttaataaatacttAACAATGAAACTTGAAACAATGTCACAGGCTTCCTGTATATTTTGATAGCATGTAACAAAAGTTTTTCAGGAAATATCAGCACGcagacaaaaatacatttacaagaaaaaaaaaaaaaagaaaaaagagggagagaggaagcatttttatttgataACTGATCTGATGCACCTTGTTACTCACCACAGTGAATTAGAAGATCATCATGGAAGTCATATAGTTCATCCCGAATCTCTTCTGGACAGGGACAATCCTCTCCCAGTTGAAAATTCAGCAGCATATTAATCTTCAAGGGtatttaaatatgttaaatGTACTGAGTCTAAAACACATCCTACTATATAGCCATACTTGAATcagcataaaacagaaaattttaacACACATTAATGAAAATAGTATAGCAATATTCCTTTGTAATTTTTTGGTATGTCATAAAAATACAGCATACTTAATAAAGCTATTTCCTCaatgtagaaaataaaagcattcgAATACTAATGCCAACACAACACTAATTTCAAGTCAATGCAACATACTTATCAACTTATCTTCTAGAACCATCAGAATCATAGTTCCCCAGCATTGGATGATAATGTTCAAATTGTCTGTGCTCTTGAGAAACCCAAGAACTTGATTTCTAGAGTACTGACATTTTGACGTTCAGAATATTGTGGCATCCTAATAAATTTTATCTCAAATTCAGTTCTGGTTCTCTAGTAGCTCCCATGGCAGTATAGAAGTCAGAACTCTTATCATTAGATTAATGTTTGGATTCTGTCACATTACCTGTTCTTGTGGAGGAGATCGAAATTCCTTAGTCTTCTTGGCAGTCAAAGCAGCAGACATGTTCAAGGCTTGCATGAGTTCATTATACCTGTACTTCTGATTATATTGCAGTTTTGATACATAGTGGTCTGCAAATGATACAATCGCTTCCACTCTATGTTGCAGCTCGCAGTCACAGAAATAATTGAGTAAGTGGCACATCTAGAGTAAGAAAAACAGGTACGTTCAACAGCTTAATATATTAACACTAATTGAGGAATAGCTATAGCACATATGTACTGGAACAGATGGTTAAAATcaggtttttttccctgtttttttctttaatagaatAATGGTGACAAATGCCTATAGTTTTTTTATGCTCATCGTTAATACTCTGTTCCATTCATAGTTTCACTTCATGCTCTCAAAACACAAATattaattctcttttaaaatacatgtattaaataaataaatatttgagtaCCTATTCTGAGTATGAGGACAGTGCATAGAAAAAATTGCATAATAAtcaaatattaattattatCAATATTAAGGTGAAGCCATATGGCAGGTTGGAATAAAGACAGCTAAGGTTccaaaattttcaaaatgaagaacagaCAAAGTATTACCTTTCTTTCATCGATAGTACAGCACATATAATACGTTATATTAAATGGTCACCTGAAGCTTAACAGATTCTGGTAATCTTGTCTGCAATAAGCCCTTTGtaggtgtttttgtttcttttactgcCTTTTCTCCAGCTTCTACAGCTTTTTCTTCAACTTGTGtaacttcttccttctctgtcctctcttctgtttcttccttgtTATCTCCAAAGACATTGGGATCAATGAGGATTAACACCTGCTTcacatcatcatcatcaaaaACTCCCATTATAAGCAATGTTGCTATGAGTTTAAGAACAGGAACAAACTGGAATGCAATATGTCCTCCAACAGGATCTCGTATATGAGAACCACTGCACTGTACCGCCTCTGTCAGCATACTTATCGCTTTGGATTTAAGTGTGTCAAGGGGAATTTCTGGGCTGGATGTCTGATGTTCTTCCGAGGTCACAATAAAGCAAGGAGTAGAAAAATTAAAGCTTGGTTTGAGACAAGTGCTAAGCCCTACTCCGGGTAAACCATGCTTCTTTGTTTCATCAGGATATAATTTAATAGTTCGAGTTTCCTCTGTAACTGGAATAATAAATTCATTGTTCATCATGAGCTTGGCTTGCTTGGCATGGTCCAAATGAATACTAATGAGCAAGTCATAGAATCCAGAACGTAGGAGTCCAGGTAAATACTGATTATCTATTGTGTAAAATAACTGAGATATATCTACATGGCTACAAAGTGCATAAGCAACTCTAGTGTTACCTAGAGCACAAACTGAGCTATAAAGTTTTAAAGTGTGATAGTGAAACTTCATCAAATCTTCTTGTTCACATAGTTCCAAAATATCCACACATCtgttatacaaaaaaaaagaacaaaactcatcaatttcatgattttttttttaaagtttataaTCTATGCACATTTTAGCCTGTTCTAGTTTAAACCATTAGAAATGATATTAACAAACCTTATCATGTGAATCCCATAGCAAATGTGGTAGTATTTCAATGAGATTATTTAAAATAGCACTGCATAGAAAAGGATGAAAAGATCTATGATAGTGAAGCTTCTTTGGAAGTTACAGTAAATcatgtcttcatttttaaaagtcatgTATTCAGAATGCTGAAGATGtagatgtctttttttccccccccctcaaTGAAGCACAGTATTATTGTTActatttgctcttttcttgaatttatttttattaatgataaataaaattgactattaatttacaaaaataacttAAATCCATAGCTTTTATACtgacttttctgtttcagttttgcttATAGGTTGATTTATCATTAGTTAcaatatttgatattttaacGCATCTTTTTTTATCATCACTGAAGACAACAAAATATAAGGAAGTCAGGATCTTGTCAAtaagagcaaaaaaaattaatccatCTAAATTCAAAGCAGATGAAACAGAAATAGATCACCTGgttttaacataaaaaaaaaaatcagcagaattGTATTTGCAtgttctttatatttttcagtcttaCAATATCTCTGTGTTTAAAGGTCTAGAGATTTAAAGACAGATTACGTTAAATTTTAAAGATATCAAGCAGTTATGCTTTCCCTTATTTATGCTAATGTCATCACATGGCATTAAAATTGTCTGGTATCTTTTACCTACTTAAAATTCATAAATACAACTCTATAGAAGATAGGATGACAAATTCTAACCAACCCTAGTTTTAACATCCTCCAACTTTAGTTCCTTGGAAATGTACCTGTTTTCCTCTGGGATATGAAGTGCCATCATCTGCAGTGGTTCCAAACACTGCACAACCCAGCCATGACGTTCACTCACGCGCTCTGTTTCTACTTTTAGAAAGCTGTTAGGCATCCTACTCCATAAAACAGGTGTAATTGTTTGCACATCAAGGCGAGGGGGACACTGAGGAACAGGATTTCTTTCCtcacttttaaaaattgctgCTGATAACGGCATGGTATTCTGAAACAAAGAGtattagaattatttttgtaatgtttaATTATGAATAAACTTATAATATCAAAATGTAAAGTGATTTATTAATAGCAAAGAACTCACAGAAATATGAGTTATCGTAACCAACGTATTTTAAAAACTACTGATACTGTGCTCTCCCCAAATGTCTCCAGTTTTTGTgacaaatacatatttaatataTGAACAACTACCTTCATGAAAGTATATAAGTAATTTGTTTGCATCTTAATCAAATGAAAAGTCTTGTCAAAAATTCAATCTTCCTAAACAAATTCAATTCAGCAggaatttctgtggaaatagatttaaaagagcatctttaaagaaaatagttaATACCTTTAATTTACCAAGTTCAAACTGAATTAAGTTAGTGCTTGTAGGCTGTacaaaagctgcaggaaaaagtTTTGTGTTTGGTTCAACctagaaaagaaatgagattaaCAAATTAGAATGATAACGATAATCTTCTACCCAGATATGCTATTAAATAAATACTGTAgagattatattttattatcaaaTAACTGTGGACACTGTATTGAAGTGACAGTCAGTGTCTACCTGCAATTTATCTCTAATATAGTAAACGTTTCGCTGAGTTATCTTTACAGACCCATCAAACTTTCAGGCAGGCATTGTCTTATTTGATAACAGGCCTATAACATACTCTTTTCTAAAGTAATctgttgatttatttaaattataacCAAATTCAACACAAGTATTCTAAAATGGTTCTTAAAAATCCAGCTGCTTTACAGCTACTTTGTCTCTCACTCTAGGAAATGCACCCACAATACAGACTGAGGATAGAATACAGCTTTTCGGAACACTATAGTGTTCTTCTTCTAGTGTTCTTCCACATTTTATGCtggacaaaatatttcattataaataaaGCTTGTAAGCATATAGACAAAATCAGAAGGAGATAATAGGAGGGTGAGAGTGCATCTTTTTATAAAGATGGCACAAGTCATAATGCCATATTAAAACCAGtgaattactgtattttaaaagacctcaaattatttgattttcagGTTCAGCATTTGTATCCAGTCTTAAAGATCATACTGTATCACAGTACTGCAGAGCTAAAAACGTCTGATTGCTGGATTTTTGTTTCGAGAATCTTAATTTCATCACTGTACAGTACATGAAAATATGTTATTGTAACATGACTAGTGCTCACTTAGATttctaaacaagaaaaagaaatctttataATAGCATCAAAATTATCAACTTAGTAGATAACTTCCTGAAAATTTGATAATACCTGATAACAAGTGCCAAGCTCTTTTCCATTGGCAGTGAATGACAACATTCCAGTAGCCAGGTCAACAAAGCATCCAATTTCTAAATCAACATTACTGCGACCTGATCTCTGAGAATTAGCAGTTATATCTCCTCCCCAAACCATATAGCAATTACTGCGCTTCACACTgcaggaacaagaaaaaaaagacaacaaatcaCAATTCACTCTAAACTTGGCAGTATTCATGAAGATGTACTTTTCAGTGAAGTAACAGAGATAGTTAAATGTGCTTGTGCTACTATTAGCCTTATTTTCTAATTACTATTATCAATCTTTTTATTGTAAGCATCTTGAGTAAAGTATCGTATCAGACTGACAAagtgcatttttcttcccttttacaaaataatggaaattatcatgcttctcttttcttagGTAAAATACAGTAGAACTAATAGTTTCATCCATAACAATCAAATGTGaacattagaagaaaaaaaaatcccaaaacattttttccaatagaattttcaaagtaaatatAATCACTTTAAGAAGTCTAAGTAAAACACATTTGTATATAAATGAACATAGAACAGTTCTACTccattgttgttattattattagtttaaATAAATGCTCAGAATGTAATCAAGTTTGTGAATACTTCACTTTGAACAGCTatatgaaaaatacaatttttaataaGTAGTAAATAAATCCATACCTTTCATGAACCCTGCCTCTCTCATCTCCTAAAGTAACTGTCACTGTACAGTTTTTATTTATGTCAAAATTCTCACTGTAAAAATGATAGTCTGGTGTTACCCAACCAACCCAGACAGAAGATGGGTCTTGGCCAGCAAATATCCGTaaggaataaaaatactgaaaagaggaaaagaacatATCAGTAATTAAAACTaagttattttctgaagaagtaGTCAAATAATGATGGAAAAAAGCTCAATGTACAATTTGAATAtagatttttcaaaaaaaaaaaaattaatagtagATTGAGACA
It encodes:
- the LOC104911164 gene encoding ryanodine receptor 3-like translates to MINLDDKSIIFTLNGELLITSKGSELAFADFGIESGFVPICSLGLAQIGRMNLGMDASTFKYYTMCGLQEGFEPFAVNMNRDVAMWFSKRLPTFVNVPKNHPHIEIWRIDGTIESPPRLKVTHKTFGTQNSNSDMIYCRLSMPIEFRSSFNFGVGVENASSDALQKRKHSQEFPASSTTYFYSLRIFAGQDPSSVWVGWVTPDYHFYSENFDINKNCTVTVTLGDERGRVHESVKRSNCYMVWGGDITANSQRSGRSNVDLEIGCFVDLATGMLSFTANGKELGTCYQVEPNTKLFPAAFVQPTSTNLIQFELGKLKNTMPLSAAIFKSEERNPVPQCPPRLDVQTITPVLWSRMPNSFLKVETERVSERHGWVVQCLEPLQMMALHIPEENRCVDILELCEQEDLMKFHYHTLKLYSSVCALGNTRVAYALCSHVDISQLFYTIDNQYLPGLLRSGFYDLLISIHLDHAKQAKLMMNNEFIIPVTEETRTIKLYPDETKKHGLPGVGLSTCLKPSFNFSTPCFIVTSEEHQTSSPEIPLDTLKSKAISMLTEAVQCSGSHIRDPVGGHIAFQFVPVLKLIATLLIMGVFDDDDVKQVLILIDPNVFGDNKEETEERTEKEEVTQVEEKAVEAGEKAVKETKTPTKGLLQTRLPESVKLQMCHLLNYFCDCELQHRVEAIVSFADHYVSKLQYNQKYRYNELMQALNMSAALTAKKTKEFRSPPQEQINMLLNFQLGEDCPCPEEIRDELYDFHDDLLIHCGIPLEEEEEEEEDSSLTGKLRSLIYKIKGPPKPEKIEPREEEDKSPSKFYSCICTSVMQVLEILCSCFHFLLLLLFENENLQ